The sequence GGCGGCCGTCCAGCGCCGCACCGTCCGCGTCCTCATCGGCAGCCAGATCCTCGGCGGCATCGGGTCCTCGACCGGGTTCTCGCTGTCCACGCTGCTGGCCAAGGAGATCACCGGGAACGCCGGGCTCGCCGGGCTGACCGGTACCTTCTCCTCGCTCGGCGCGGCCTGTGCCTCCGTCCCGCTCTCGCGCGTCATGGCGGCCCGGGGCCGGCGGCCGGGGCTGGTGCTCGGCTACGGCGCCGCGATCGCCGGGACCCTGGTCATCGTCCTGGCCGCCCGGCTGCACTTCTATCCGCTGCTGCTCGGCGGCATGGCGCTGTTCGGGTCGGCGTCGGCGGTCAACCTGCAGGCCCGGTACGCCGGCACCGATCTGGCGCCGGCCGAGCGGCGCGGCCGGTCGCTGTCGCTGGTGATCTGGGCGGTGACCGTCGGGTCGATCCTCGGTCCCAACCTCGGGCATCCGGCGGAGGGGACGGCGCGGGCGCTCGGGCTGCCGCCGCTGGCCGGGGCGTTCCTGTGGTCGGGGGTCGCGCTGTGCGGGGCGGCGCTCGTGCTCGGACTCTTACTGCGTCCTGATCCGCTGCTGGTGGCGCGGGAGCTGCGCGGGGAGGACGTCGCGGCGCCGAAGCGGCTGACGCTGAAGGAGTCCTTCGCCGTGATCGGCGAATCGCCGCGGGCGGTGCTGGCGATCGCTGTGGTGGCGGTCTCGCACACCGTCATGGTCTCGGTGATGTCGATGACGCCGGTGCACATGAACTCCGACGGGATGTCCGTGACGGTGATCGGGCTGGTGTTGTCGGTCCACATCACCGGGATGTACGCGTTCTCGCCGCTGGTCGGGTACGCGGTGGACCGGATCGGACGGATCCCGGTACTCAGTACGGGGTTGGCGGTGCTGGCGGTGGCGTGCCTGGTGGTCGGGGCGGCGCCGATGGGATCGCGGGCGTACCTGATCACCGGGTTGCTGCTGCTGGGGATCGGCTGGTCCTGCGGCGTGGTGGCCGGCTCGACGCTGCTCACCGAGTCCACGCCCGACCGGGTGCGGCCGTCGGTGCAGGGGGCCAGCGACTTCGTGATGCAGGGTTCTTCGGCCGGGGGCGCGGCGCTGGCCGGGCTGGTGGTCGGGACGCTGGGGTACTCGTGGCTGGCCGGGCTGGCGGTCGCGCTGCTGG is a genomic window of Catenulispora sp. MAP5-51 containing:
- a CDS encoding MFS transporter, which encodes MTAADSRISPGLVDAAGRAAAVQRRTVRVLIGSQILGGIGSSTGFSLSTLLAKEITGNAGLAGLTGTFSSLGAACASVPLSRVMAARGRRPGLVLGYGAAIAGTLVIVLAARLHFYPLLLGGMALFGSASAVNLQARYAGTDLAPAERRGRSLSLVIWAVTVGSILGPNLGHPAEGTARALGLPPLAGAFLWSGVALCGAALVLGLLLRPDPLLVARELRGEDVAAPKRLTLKESFAVIGESPRAVLAIAVVAVSHTVMVSVMSMTPVHMNSDGMSVTVIGLVLSVHITGMYAFSPLVGYAVDRIGRIPVLSTGLAVLAVACLVVGAAPMGSRAYLITGLLLLGIGWSCGVVAGSTLLTESTPDRVRPSVQGASDFVMQGSSAGGAALAGLVVGTLGYSWLAGLAVALLAPVAVLVAVTAVRRPGAGAGAGAGGAAPDNIPGRSVQEDAAPQVP